The proteins below are encoded in one region of Knoellia sp. S7-12:
- a CDS encoding acyl-CoA-binding protein, producing MAGTEFEQAVATVGDLADDPGNDTKLRLYALYKQATVGDADGKRPGFTNPVGRAKYDAWTKISGTSSEQAEADYIAEVARLTQG from the coding sequence ATGGCTGGCACTGAGTTCGAACAGGCTGTCGCAACTGTCGGAGATCTCGCCGACGACCCCGGCAACGACACCAAACTGCGCCTCTACGCGCTCTACAAGCAGGCGACGGTCGGTGACGCGGACGGGAAGCGCCCGGGTTTCACGAATCCGGTGGGCCGCGCAAAGTACGACGCGTGGACCAAGATCTCCGGAACCTCGAGCGAGCAGGCCGAGGCCGACTACATCGCCGAGGTGGCGAGACTCACCCAGGGCTGA
- a CDS encoding transglycosylase family protein, with product MFYSPKHAAPKSAPVRRRLAGVAVTSVAAVGGATAMAQPASAAGTVWDRVAACESGGNWSINTGNGYYGGLQFSYSTWKGFGGQRYATTANRATKAQQILIAQKTLKVQGPGAWPVCSKRAGLTRANGAAASAPAASAAVSRDTVRPGKLAVDGKRGPLTRKAIERWVGGSVNASLSRADYRLLEKKVGGSVNGSFSRADVKKLQRIVGSAQDGSWGPKTTAALQRHLNSR from the coding sequence ATGTTCTACAGCCCGAAGCACGCTGCCCCGAAGTCCGCTCCTGTCCGACGCCGCCTCGCCGGTGTCGCGGTGACCTCCGTGGCCGCCGTCGGTGGTGCCACCGCGATGGCCCAGCCCGCATCCGCCGCGGGGACGGTGTGGGATCGCGTCGCCGCCTGCGAGAGCGGTGGCAACTGGTCGATCAATACGGGCAATGGCTACTACGGCGGGCTCCAGTTCTCGTACTCGACGTGGAAGGGCTTCGGTGGTCAGCGCTACGCCACCACTGCGAATCGCGCGACGAAGGCGCAGCAGATCCTGATCGCCCAGAAGACCCTCAAGGTGCAGGGCCCCGGTGCATGGCCGGTCTGCAGCAAGCGGGCCGGACTGACTCGTGCCAACGGTGCCGCAGCGTCAGCGCCCGCTGCCTCGGCTGCGGTCTCTCGCGACACCGTCCGGCCGGGCAAGCTCGCCGTTGACGGCAAAAGGGGTCCGTTGACCCGCAAGGCCATTGAGAGGTGGGTCGGCGGTTCGGTCAACGCCTCACTGAGTCGGGCCGACTATCGCCTGCTCGAGAAGAAGGTCGGCGGCTCCGTCAACGGTTCGTTCAGCCGCGCTGACGTCAAGAAGCTTCAGCGCATCGTCGGCTCTGCGCAGGACGGGTCGTGGGGCCCCAAGACGACTGCGGCACTGCAGCGTCACCTCAATTCGCGCTGA
- a CDS encoding IS481 family transposase codes for MREMSVAEQRYKAVLAVISDGRTITEVASAWSVSRQTLHEWLARYEQGGLEALADRSHRPDACPHQMRPDVEVAVLEMRRVHPGWGPRRIVFELAKKSTTTSESGVYRALRRANLIDPTARRRRRENWKRWERGRPMELWQMDVVGGIGLRDGTTLKCLTGVDDHSRFCVCAVLLVKERTQLVCDGLTAALRTHGVPEQILTDNGKVFTGRFNHPPTEVLFDRICRENGIEHLLTKPRSPTTTGKIERFHRTLRAELLTGTLFASQQAAQQALDEWVTTYNQDRPHQSLDMATPAEKFAVATPRTLREQPDRDGPEWVARKVSTVGVVCVSWQQVSVGRHRAGERCDVHVGPETLQFWIGNELLRTVRRESTGPVRNKRPLGGALTKHRTTN; via the coding sequence ATGAGGGAGATGAGTGTGGCTGAGCAGCGATACAAGGCGGTTCTGGCAGTCATCAGTGACGGCCGGACCATCACGGAAGTCGCGTCCGCGTGGTCGGTGTCGCGACAAACCCTGCACGAGTGGCTGGCCCGGTACGAGCAGGGCGGCTTGGAGGCGTTGGCGGATCGATCGCACCGTCCGGACGCGTGTCCGCACCAGATGCGCCCCGACGTTGAGGTCGCGGTCCTGGAGATGCGTCGGGTCCACCCCGGTTGGGGCCCACGCCGGATCGTGTTCGAACTGGCCAAGAAGAGCACCACCACGTCAGAGTCCGGGGTGTACCGGGCGTTGCGACGCGCGAACCTGATCGACCCCACCGCTCGGCGGCGTCGCCGCGAAAACTGGAAACGGTGGGAACGCGGCCGACCGATGGAGTTGTGGCAGATGGACGTCGTCGGTGGGATCGGCCTGCGTGACGGGACCACCCTGAAATGCCTGACCGGTGTCGATGACCACTCCCGGTTCTGCGTGTGCGCAGTACTGCTGGTCAAGGAACGCACCCAGCTGGTCTGTGACGGCCTCACCGCCGCGTTGCGCACCCACGGCGTGCCCGAACAGATCCTCACCGACAACGGCAAGGTGTTCACCGGCCGGTTCAACCACCCGCCCACCGAGGTCCTGTTCGACCGGATCTGCCGGGAAAACGGCATCGAGCACCTCCTGACCAAACCCCGCTCACCCACCACCACCGGCAAGATCGAACGGTTCCACCGCACCCTGCGCGCCGAGCTCCTCACCGGAACCCTGTTCGCCTCACAGCAGGCTGCGCAGCAAGCCCTCGACGAATGGGTCACCACCTACAACCAGGACCGGCCCCACCAATCCCTGGACATGGCCACCCCAGCAGAGAAATTCGCCGTGGCCACACCCCGAACCTTGCGCGAGCAACCTGACCGCGACGGACCCGAATGGGTCGCCCGCAAGGTCTCCACCGTCGGTGTCGTGTGCGTGTCCTGGCAGCAGGTATCCGTCGGACGTCACCGCGCCGGAGAACGCTGCGACGTCCACGTCGGCCCAGAAACCCTCCAGTTCTGGATCGGCAATGAGCTGCTGCGCACCGTCCGCCGTGAAAGCACCGGCCCCGTCCGCAACAAACGACCCCTGGGAGGTGCACTCACCAAGCACCGCACGACAAACTGA
- a CDS encoding RDD family protein — protein MSEPFDPHQPPPPPSAPPQQSPQNAPQEAPRDNPYAGGAPPPYQAAPTVNPYGGGAPAYPGTRAYVEQQFGPVAGFGSRVGAFVIDMLLSFIGLIPLIIGLVLLVVAGPDVDEFGNSVSGTGDAGLAAIGGILALLGVLLMWGILIWNRIFKMGRTGQSVGKKAMGLKLIHHQTGQPIGAGMAFGREILSQFINQIFFLSNLWMLWDDNKQTLHDKIVSSTVIEVPKS, from the coding sequence ATGTCTGAACCGTTCGACCCGCACCAGCCGCCTCCGCCGCCGTCAGCTCCGCCCCAGCAAAGCCCACAGAACGCGCCGCAGGAAGCGCCGCGTGACAACCCGTATGCCGGTGGGGCGCCCCCGCCTTACCAGGCGGCTCCCACGGTGAACCCCTATGGCGGTGGCGCACCTGCCTACCCCGGCACGAGGGCTTATGTGGAGCAGCAGTTCGGGCCGGTTGCCGGCTTCGGCAGCCGCGTCGGCGCGTTCGTCATCGACATGCTCCTCTCCTTCATCGGGCTGATACCGCTCATCATCGGTCTGGTGCTGCTCGTCGTCGCGGGTCCCGACGTCGACGAGTTCGGCAACTCCGTCAGCGGAACGGGCGATGCTGGATTGGCTGCGATAGGCGGCATCCTCGCCCTGCTCGGCGTGCTGCTGATGTGGGGCATCCTGATCTGGAACCGCATTTTCAAGATGGGCCGCACCGGCCAGAGCGTCGGCAAGAAGGCCATGGGCCTCAAGCTCATTCACCACCAGACCGGTCAGCCGATCGGTGCAGGAATGGCCTTCGGGCGCGAGATCCTCTCGCAGTTCATCAACCAGATCTTCTTCCTCAGCAACCTCTGGATGCTGTGGGACGACAACAAGCAGACCCTGCATGACAAGATCGTCAGTTCGACTGTCATCGAGGTCCCCAAGTCCTGA
- a CDS encoding DUF4032 domain-containing protein, with the protein MALQITTARPDPALLDLPWSTPLEDWPEHHLAALPRGISRHVVRFVRLSGRVLAVKEIKEDLARREYEMLRNLKRLDQPSVEPFGIVSGRVDADGNPLDACLLTRHLKFSLPYRALFSQGLRPGTETRLIDALAVLLVRLHLMGFWWGDVSLSNTLFRRDAGSFAAYLVDAETGELFPRLSDGQRAHDLDIARVNIAGELMDLQAGELLEESVDPVAISNRIVTRYEELWVELTETEEFDTGERWRVEERIRRLNSLGFDVDELAITTDIDGTSISIQPKVVDAGHHSRRLLRLTGLDVGEGQARRLLNDLDSYRAGNERQNDDEELVAHDWLTRIYEPITRRVPRELAGKLEPAELFHEVLEHRWYMAEREQNDVAIERAIEDYVASILPTKPDEVSVVGVDTVEMPVIVDGPRP; encoded by the coding sequence ATGGCCCTGCAGATCACCACCGCCCGACCTGATCCAGCCCTGCTCGACCTGCCCTGGTCGACCCCGCTCGAGGACTGGCCGGAGCACCACCTGGCCGCTCTCCCCCGAGGCATCTCCCGTCACGTCGTCCGCTTCGTCCGACTCTCCGGCCGGGTGCTGGCCGTCAAGGAGATCAAGGAGGACCTGGCGCGGCGCGAGTACGAGATGCTGCGCAACCTCAAGCGGCTCGACCAGCCCAGTGTCGAACCGTTTGGGATCGTGAGCGGTCGGGTCGATGCCGATGGCAACCCGCTCGACGCATGCCTGCTGACCCGACACCTCAAGTTCTCCCTGCCCTATCGCGCCCTGTTCTCGCAGGGTCTGCGGCCGGGCACCGAGACCCGCCTCATCGACGCCCTGGCCGTGCTGCTCGTGCGGCTGCACCTCATGGGTTTCTGGTGGGGGGATGTGTCGCTGTCGAACACGCTCTTTCGCCGCGACGCCGGAAGCTTCGCGGCCTACCTCGTCGACGCCGAGACCGGGGAGCTCTTCCCCAGGCTGAGCGACGGCCAACGCGCCCACGACCTCGACATCGCGCGCGTCAACATCGCGGGTGAGCTCATGGACCTCCAGGCCGGCGAGCTGCTCGAGGAGAGCGTCGATCCGGTCGCCATCTCCAACCGGATCGTGACGCGCTACGAAGAGCTGTGGGTCGAGCTCACCGAGACGGAGGAGTTCGACACGGGCGAGCGCTGGCGCGTCGAGGAACGCATTCGTCGGCTCAATTCGCTCGGGTTCGACGTCGACGAGTTGGCGATCACGACCGACATCGACGGCACCAGCATCAGCATCCAGCCCAAGGTCGTCGACGCAGGCCACCACTCGCGACGCCTGTTGCGCCTCACCGGTCTCGACGTGGGCGAGGGCCAGGCCAGGCGCCTGCTCAACGACCTCGACAGCTATCGCGCCGGCAATGAACGGCAGAACGACGACGAGGAGTTGGTCGCCCACGACTGGCTCACCCGGATCTACGAACCCATCACCCGTCGCGTGCCGCGCGAGCTCGCGGGCAAACTCGAGCCTGCCGAGCTCTTCCATGAGGTTCTCGAGCACCGCTGGTACATGGCTGAGCGCGAGCAGAACGACGTCGCGATCGAGCGGGCCATCGAGGACTACGTTGCGTCGATCCTGCCGACCAAACCCGACGAAGTTTCCGTCGTCGGAGTCGACACTGTCGAAATGCCCGTCATCGTGGATGGGCCACGCCCCTAG
- a CDS encoding protein kinase, with translation MTAEILDDSGGRDELPEHALLGSYRLVQRLGEGGMGVVHLGLDRQGKAVAIKVLRPHVAHDPAARARLTREVQTLRRIRSPRVAPVIDADVDGERPFIVTRYVPGPPLDEVISAQGPLGADDLHRLGSGLAEALDVIHASDVIHRDLKPGNVLIVDGDPVVIDFGIAHVADDIRLTMTGLVMGTPGYLAPEVVEGAPVSTATDWWGWAATLAYAASGRPPFGRGPMDAVLTRVTTGEPDLVGVDKRIAPLLYAALAPVPGDRPHQREVVAALERYAHGGLVTDIIKVRHPTPPTQSLAMPLTAALPLARTQIQPTRPPVARMVAPAVAPVLAPRPSPADALLGPQTGAPGVAPERQLEHPAYPPQESGQNDWDAARDGQPQTDPRIGRASRSGTVAALLAVLVAAAAVAPVVAAIGLLLWVVLARTADRSVTSLIMRRHDRGRRRSDIPVAVAASPWHFLIGVVSSLFGAIMPALIAVSGVFCAALAVVAIQGSGSPEPDAFVPLAVGGLLAGLMAWWGPGGASLRRGTRSMVRGVSPGSSAARVLVLLLLVAAAAVLAAGIVDGQPSWWPAGTSWADQLNLP, from the coding sequence ATGACTGCCGAAATCCTTGACGACTCGGGTGGGAGGGACGAACTCCCCGAGCATGCGCTGCTCGGCTCCTACCGTCTCGTCCAGCGACTCGGCGAGGGCGGCATGGGCGTGGTCCACCTCGGACTCGACCGCCAGGGCAAGGCTGTTGCCATCAAGGTGCTGCGACCGCACGTCGCCCACGACCCCGCGGCGCGGGCGCGCCTGACGCGTGAGGTCCAGACCCTGCGTCGGATCCGTAGCCCCCGCGTCGCTCCGGTCATCGACGCGGATGTCGACGGGGAGCGCCCGTTCATCGTGACGCGCTATGTCCCCGGCCCGCCGCTCGACGAGGTCATCAGCGCGCAGGGTCCCCTGGGTGCCGATGACCTGCACCGGCTCGGCAGCGGGCTCGCCGAAGCGCTCGACGTCATCCATGCCAGTGATGTCATCCATCGTGACCTCAAGCCGGGCAATGTCCTCATCGTCGACGGCGACCCGGTCGTCATCGACTTCGGCATCGCCCACGTCGCCGACGACATCCGCCTCACCATGACCGGACTCGTCATGGGCACGCCCGGCTACCTCGCACCCGAGGTCGTCGAAGGCGCACCCGTGTCGACCGCGACCGACTGGTGGGGCTGGGCCGCAACGCTTGCGTATGCCGCGTCGGGCCGCCCGCCCTTCGGGCGCGGACCGATGGACGCCGTCCTCACCCGGGTCACCACGGGCGAGCCGGACCTGGTGGGCGTGGACAAGCGCATCGCACCGCTTCTGTATGCCGCCCTCGCTCCCGTTCCGGGGGACCGTCCGCACCAGCGCGAGGTCGTGGCCGCACTCGAACGCTATGCCCACGGCGGGCTGGTCACGGACATCATCAAAGTGCGCCACCCGACGCCGCCCACGCAGTCTCTTGCGATGCCCCTGACCGCAGCACTTCCGTTGGCCCGCACCCAGATCCAGCCAACGCGCCCCCCTGTGGCGCGGATGGTGGCTCCCGCCGTCGCACCGGTGTTGGCGCCCCGCCCGTCGCCCGCCGACGCGCTGCTCGGTCCACAGACCGGGGCACCCGGGGTTGCGCCGGAACGACAACTGGAGCACCCGGCATACCCGCCGCAGGAATCGGGTCAGAACGACTGGGACGCCGCGAGGGACGGCCAGCCGCAGACCGACCCGCGCATCGGTCGTGCCAGCCGCAGCGGGACCGTGGCGGCGCTGCTCGCGGTCCTCGTTGCCGCAGCGGCTGTCGCCCCCGTCGTTGCTGCGATCGGCCTCCTGCTATGGGTGGTTCTCGCTCGCACGGCTGACCGGTCGGTGACGTCGCTCATCATGCGGCGGCACGACAGGGGGCGGCGGCGCAGTGACATCCCGGTCGCGGTCGCGGCCAGCCCGTGGCACTTCCTGATCGGGGTTGTCAGCTCACTCTTCGGTGCGATCATGCCGGCGCTCATCGCCGTGTCGGGCGTGTTCTGTGCGGCACTTGCCGTTGTCGCCATCCAGGGCAGCGGGTCGCCCGAGCCGGACGCGTTCGTGCCACTCGCCGTGGGTGGCCTCCTCGCGGGACTCATGGCGTGGTGGGGGCCGGGTGGCGCGAGCCTGCGCCGTGGCACCCGCAGCATGGTTCGTGGCGTGAGCCCCGGGTCGAGCGCCGCCCGCGTCCTCGTGCTCCTTCTGCTCGTCGCGGCGGCAGCCGTCCTGGCTGCGGGCATCGTCGACGGCCAACCGTCATGGTGGCCCGCCGGGACGTCGTGGGCCGACCAGCTCAACCTGCCGTGA
- a CDS encoding threonine/serine exporter family protein produces the protein MPLVDLLRRTPYRNARVAIEEAEEARVRETLDLAVRLGELMLRSGAGAPQVEGSVAAVCAAAGLTNVEIDITLQSLLVHAHVDAVHAVTELRVVRSTRHDYARLVAVHELVDAFVSGHIELTEAVEQLRDIKRARRIWPDWAVTTATAMLAAAVAVMIGATLFTAAVTLLAVLGVSAVSGLMRPFHLPDFYSNAISAFVATALAWAAYALGAQGWIPLGGKDFAFIVAGGIVALLPGRTMASAVEDVISGYAVTGAGRLLAVMVSLTGIVIGVAVALGTTIRLTEALSFTFVSPSVLELRTSEAEWWALVIGAFIVGACGSVTMQTRRRLVLPTAALSVAAGSVYAVLTRLIDVGAVTATGLAAVALGLVGRLVALRLGAPAMAVVVPASFGLLPGLTIFRGLYELVGQESTNIGSLSFQAGVATLLGAAGVLLAIATGTTLGEIIASPWDRRVARVRRRVRV, from the coding sequence ATGCCGCTGGTCGACCTGCTTCGACGCACTCCCTATCGCAATGCCCGGGTCGCGATCGAGGAAGCGGAGGAGGCTCGGGTCCGCGAGACCCTCGACCTCGCGGTGCGACTCGGCGAGCTCATGCTGCGCTCCGGTGCCGGCGCTCCCCAGGTCGAAGGGTCGGTGGCGGCCGTCTGTGCCGCCGCCGGGCTCACCAACGTCGAGATCGACATCACCCTGCAGTCCCTGCTCGTCCATGCGCACGTCGATGCGGTGCACGCGGTGACCGAGTTGCGCGTGGTCCGGTCGACGCGCCACGACTACGCGCGGCTCGTGGCCGTCCACGAGCTGGTGGACGCCTTCGTCAGTGGCCACATCGAGCTCACGGAGGCCGTTGAGCAGCTCCGCGACATCAAGCGGGCTCGGCGCATCTGGCCTGACTGGGCGGTCACGACGGCGACCGCCATGCTCGCCGCCGCCGTCGCGGTGATGATCGGCGCGACGCTCTTCACGGCTGCCGTGACCCTGCTCGCCGTTCTCGGCGTATCGGCCGTGTCGGGGCTCATGCGGCCCTTCCATCTGCCCGACTTCTATTCGAATGCGATCAGCGCCTTCGTTGCGACGGCGCTCGCCTGGGCGGCCTATGCCCTCGGAGCCCAAGGGTGGATTCCGTTGGGGGGCAAGGACTTTGCCTTCATCGTGGCTGGCGGGATCGTCGCGCTCCTGCCGGGGCGGACCATGGCGTCTGCGGTCGAGGACGTCATCTCGGGGTATGCCGTGACCGGCGCGGGTCGGTTGCTCGCCGTCATGGTGTCGCTCACCGGGATCGTCATCGGTGTCGCGGTGGCCCTGGGGACGACGATCCGACTCACTGAGGCCCTGTCGTTCACCTTCGTGTCGCCCTCCGTGCTCGAGTTGCGTACCAGTGAGGCGGAGTGGTGGGCGTTGGTCATCGGCGCCTTCATTGTGGGCGCCTGCGGGTCGGTGACGATGCAGACCCGGCGGCGGCTGGTGCTGCCCACCGCGGCGCTGTCCGTGGCCGCCGGCAGTGTCTATGCCGTGCTGACGCGCCTCATCGACGTCGGCGCGGTGACCGCCACCGGACTTGCGGCGGTCGCCCTCGGACTGGTGGGGAGGCTCGTGGCGCTGCGACTCGGAGCTCCCGCCATGGCGGTGGTCGTGCCGGCGAGCTTCGGTTTGCTGCCAGGTCTGACGATCTTCCGTGGCCTCTATGAGCTCGTGGGTCAGGAGTCGACCAACATCGGCTCGCTGTCGTTCCAGGCCGGTGTCGCGACCCTGCTCGGGGCGGCGGGTGTGTTGCTCGCCATCGCGACCGGCACGACGCTCGGCGAGATCATTGCCTCGCCGTGGGATCGCCGGGTGGCCAGGGTGAGGCGGCGCGTGCGCGTGTGA
- the ugpC gene encoding sn-glycerol-3-phosphate ABC transporter ATP-binding protein UgpC, whose amino-acid sequence MATVKFDESTRIYPGNDSPSVDRLNIDVQDGEFLVLVGPSGSGKSTALRMLAGLEEVNGGKIWIGDRDVTNLSPKDRDVAMVFQNYALYPHMSVADNMGFALKIAGVDKAEIRKRVEEAAKILDLEPYLERKPKALSGGQRQRVAMGRAIVRSPQVFLMDEPLSNLDAKLRVQTRTQIASLQRRLGVTTVYVTHDQVEAMTMGDRIAVLKDGILQQVATPREMYDTPANVFVAGFIGSPAMNLISVPVTDGGVKFGSHTLEVPRDSLKGVSSNAIVGVRPEDVEVTTEGQGLEITIDVVEELGADAYVYGTPTDEAIRLEGGEDSLPKPFIARVDGRRVPHKGDKIWVQPNASHMHIFNAESGARLSH is encoded by the coding sequence ATGGCAACTGTCAAGTTCGACGAGTCCACCCGGATCTATCCCGGGAACGACAGCCCTTCGGTCGACCGACTGAACATCGATGTGCAGGACGGCGAGTTCCTCGTCCTCGTCGGTCCCTCGGGCAGCGGCAAGTCGACCGCACTCCGCATGCTGGCCGGCCTCGAAGAGGTCAACGGCGGCAAGATCTGGATCGGTGACCGCGACGTCACCAACTTGTCCCCCAAGGACCGGGACGTCGCCATGGTCTTCCAGAACTACGCGCTCTACCCGCACATGTCGGTGGCCGACAACATGGGCTTCGCGCTCAAGATCGCCGGCGTCGACAAGGCCGAGATCCGCAAGCGCGTCGAAGAGGCAGCCAAGATCCTCGACCTCGAGCCCTACCTCGAGCGCAAGCCCAAGGCGCTCTCGGGTGGTCAGCGACAGCGTGTCGCCATGGGCCGCGCCATCGTCCGCTCACCCCAGGTGTTCCTCATGGACGAGCCGCTGTCCAACCTGGACGCCAAGCTCCGTGTCCAGACCCGCACCCAGATCGCTTCCCTCCAGCGGCGATTGGGTGTTACGACCGTCTACGTGACGCACGACCAGGTCGAGGCCATGACCATGGGTGACCGCATCGCGGTGCTCAAGGACGGCATCCTCCAGCAGGTCGCGACGCCGCGCGAGATGTATGACACCCCCGCCAACGTCTTTGTCGCCGGCTTCATCGGCTCACCCGCGATGAACCTCATCAGCGTCCCCGTCACCGACGGAGGCGTGAAGTTCGGCTCGCACACCCTTGAGGTCCCGCGCGACTCCCTCAAGGGCGTCAGCTCCAACGCCATCGTCGGTGTGCGCCCCGAGGACGTCGAGGTCACGACCGAAGGTCAGGGTCTCGAGATCACCATCGACGTCGTCGAGGAGCTCGGCGCCGACGCCTACGTCTATGGCACGCCGACCGACGAGGCCATCCGCCTCGAGGGCGGCGAGGACTCGCTGCCGAAGCCATTCATCGCACGCGTTGACGGTCGTCGTGTCCCTCACAAGGGCGACAAGATCTGGGTCCAGCCCAACGCGAGCCACATGCACATCTTCAACGCAGAATCTGGTGCGCGTCTGAGCCACTGA
- a CDS encoding Hsp20 family protein: MLMRTDPFRELDRMTQQAFGAVGTLARPSVMPIDAWREEDTFVVELDLPGVDPGSIDLDVERNVLTIKAERPGADEDKELIAAERPRGVFSRQLILGDTLDTDHIRADYDHGVLRLRVPVADRAKPRKIEINSSHAERQSISA, from the coding sequence ATGTTGATGCGCACCGACCCCTTCCGTGAACTCGACCGGATGACCCAGCAGGCTTTCGGAGCCGTGGGAACCCTTGCCCGGCCGTCCGTCATGCCGATTGACGCATGGCGTGAGGAAGACACCTTTGTTGTCGAGCTCGACCTCCCCGGCGTCGACCCGGGAAGCATCGACCTCGACGTCGAGCGCAACGTGCTCACGATCAAGGCAGAGCGGCCCGGCGCCGACGAGGACAAGGAGCTGATTGCCGCCGAGCGGCCCCGCGGTGTCTTCAGCCGACAGCTGATCCTGGGCGACACCTTGGACACCGATCACATCCGGGCGGACTACGACCACGGCGTGCTGCGCCTGAGGGTCCCTGTCGCCGACAGGGCCAAGCCACGCAAGATCGAGATCAACAGCAGCCACGCCGAGCGTCAGTCCATCTCGGCCTGA
- a CDS encoding transglycosylase family protein translates to MLFAPEFPTRPTRRRPLRRAVAGTALLATTASAAIFGLATSAGAAENVWDRVAMCESGGNWSINTGNGYYGGLQFSYSTWKGFGGQRYATTANRATKSQQILIAQEVLKVQGPGAWPVCSQRAGLTRSNGLAVPTSRDTTRNVFPLAVDGRQGPMTRKGVETWVGGSVDSSWSRDDVKKLQNKVGSYPDGHIGPKTTKALQGKVGAEQDGSWGPKTTAALQSYLNRVFD, encoded by the coding sequence ATGCTCTTCGCCCCTGAATTCCCCACTCGCCCGACTCGACGCCGGCCCTTGCGCCGCGCAGTCGCCGGCACAGCGCTCCTCGCCACCACCGCGTCTGCGGCGATCTTCGGTCTCGCGACCAGCGCTGGCGCGGCCGAGAACGTCTGGGACCGCGTCGCCATGTGTGAGAGCGGTGGCAACTGGTCTATCAACACCGGCAACGGCTACTACGGCGGCCTTCAGTTCTCGTACTCGACGTGGAAGGGCTTCGGCGGTCAGCGCTACGCGACCACCGCCAACCGCGCGACCAAGTCCCAGCAGATCCTGATCGCCCAAGAGGTTCTCAAGGTCCAGGGCCCGGGCGCCTGGCCGGTGTGCAGCCAGCGCGCAGGACTCACCCGCAGCAACGGACTCGCTGTTCCGACCTCTCGGGACACGACCCGCAATGTCTTCCCGCTGGCCGTCGATGGCCGGCAGGGCCCGATGACGCGCAAGGGCGTCGAGACGTGGGTCGGTGGCTCCGTCGACTCCTCCTGGTCGCGCGACGACGTCAAGAAGCTGCAGAACAAGGTCGGGTCATACCCGGATGGTCACATCGGTCCCAAGACGACGAAGGCCCTCCAGGGCAAGGTCGGCGCCGAGCAGGACGGCTCGTGGGGTCCCAAGACCACCGCTGCCCTGCAGAGCTACCTCAACCGCGTCTTCGACTGA
- a CDS encoding MerR family transcriptional regulator, producing MYHQTAVHASPEAKLAKKVERLLGPGAAVPKDKGVYTISMAAEFVGTGAQNLRLYEARGLVEPERTDGGTRRYSEDDIARLQRIARLLDQGLNLAGISLMLELESENADLREQNEALRTARRRAPG from the coding sequence ATGTACCACCAGACAGCAGTCCATGCAAGCCCGGAGGCAAAGTTGGCAAAAAAAGTTGAGCGACTGCTCGGACCGGGCGCCGCCGTCCCGAAAGACAAGGGCGTCTACACCATCTCCATGGCCGCCGAGTTTGTCGGCACCGGTGCGCAGAACCTGCGCCTCTACGAAGCGCGAGGTCTCGTGGAACCCGAGCGCACGGATGGCGGCACCCGCCGCTACAGCGAAGACGACATCGCCCGTCTCCAGCGGATCGCTCGACTTCTCGACCAGGGGCTCAACCTGGCTGGGATCAGTTTGATGCTCGAGCTCGAATCCGAGAACGCCGACCTCCGGGAACAGAACGAGGCGCTGCGCACCGCTCGGCGTCGCGCACCGGGCTAA
- a CDS encoding CBS domain-containing protein, translated as MRISDVVKRKGDTVITVRSDASVTDLLDLLAEHRIGAVVVSDDGQSVDGIVSERDVVRHLQKVGADVLQQTVSSIMTSDVQTCGPEEELGALEHTMTEHRIRHVPVVIDGHLAAIVSIGDVVKHRITDLQAERDQLSAYIQQ; from the coding sequence ATGAGGATCTCCGATGTCGTGAAGCGCAAGGGAGACACCGTCATCACGGTGCGCTCCGACGCCAGTGTCACTGACCTCCTCGACCTGCTTGCCGAGCATCGCATCGGCGCCGTTGTCGTGAGCGATGACGGTCAGAGCGTCGACGGCATCGTCAGTGAGCGCGATGTCGTGCGCCACCTCCAGAAGGTCGGTGCTGACGTGCTGCAGCAGACGGTGTCGTCGATCATGACGAGTGACGTGCAGACGTGTGGCCCCGAGGAGGAGCTCGGCGCGCTCGAGCACACCATGACCGAGCACCGCATCCGCCACGTCCCGGTGGTCATCGACGGGCACCTGGCCGCGATCGTCAGCATCGGAGACGTCGTCAAGCACCGCATCACCGATCTGCAGGCCGAGCGCGACCAGTTGAGCGCCTACATCCAGCAGTAG